Part of the Acaryochloris thomasi RCC1774 genome, ATCGGGATCTAACTCAAATCCAGACTCACCTTCGAGTTCAACAGCTTCAGGGGCCGTGGGTTGGAGCTGTCGCCAGAGCAGACCCACCAAGATGAGCACGGCACAGACGATCACGCCAAGGGCATCTGAACGAGACTGGGAGCTGAGGAGTTCAGGGGTGAAGACTCGGTTGAGAAAAAAGAGACATTCGCCCAAGGCTCCCACAACAATAGGAAGGCGTCGGATAATCTTGTTGGGATCGGATTGGGCCATCCGCGATCGGTCCAGAGAGATACGTTGTCTTTATGGTAGTCTGCGGGCTGGACGCAGGGCTTTACCAAGGTCCATCACAAAACTTTAGCGGGTGTTAAAGGAGCAGCACAATTGAGGAGAATTCTATTCATATGTAGTGAGAACCGTCTTCGCAGCCCAACAGCAGAAGCTATTTTTTCTGAGATGGAGGGAATTGAGGCACTGTCTGCTGGAACGAATAAGGATGCTGAGACTCCGCTAACAGGGGATTTGATTGAGTGGGCCGATGTCATTTTGGTGATGGAGTCCTCTCATCGACAGAAGGTGGCCAAGAAATATCAACCTCTGCTGAAAGATAAGAAGCTAGCTAGTTTAGCTATTCCGGACCACTACGAGTTTATGGATCCAGAGCTAGTGCGAGTTTTGAAGGCGAAGGTGCCTAGATACATCGAATGAAACATCACTGGCTCTCATGGAGAGAAGCGATGAGAGTAGATGACCTTAATAAAGTAGTTAGGCTTCGCAAAAATGAACCAAACACTGCTCTACAGAGACCATATAATTGCGACACTTAATGAGCAGGATGCAGACTTCCCCACATTTTGGGGAACAATCAATCTCTCGGCTATGGATCCAGAAACACCTGTTATTGTCCGCGAATACATTGAGTGGTCAATAACAACTTGGCCAAAGATTGAAAGCGATACATACACAGCAGATGATGCAGAGATCGAGGAGCAGAAGTTTGGAAATCTAATTCAATCTTCTGATTGGTGGCTAGAAGGCACGGATAAAGAAAGAATTCCAATCTTGATCCCTTGTTTTCAGTCGAATAATGAGGCTAATTGGCGTATTGACCCGAGTAGATCTACTACCTGACAAGGGTCTGCAGGAGACGCTCAAAACCTGTTTGACTGACAGAACTTTCTGGCTTGGCGGTTAAACCCGCAGCTACAAGAACAAAATCCGCCTGCGCGGATTGCCAGAAGTATTGATGTCTATAGTCTGCGGAGGCAGACTTCGTTCTTGTCGGCACAAATTCTATTCGCCAGCCTCATCAACGCATCCATCGGGTTTACAGCACTTTTGTCAGTCAATCAGCGCTCAAAACACACTCTTGGTCAACACTTTAAAGTAATTCTCGCGCCCCTGAGAGCAATCCGATAGGCAGAGTCAAATTGGTTCCCCGCAGAAGCATCGGCTTCTGGATAACCTCGTGAAAAGCACCTTTAGCGGAACGCCTTGGGTACAGGCATTCCTGCCTGTACGGCGTAGTTCAGATAACGTCGAGCACTTGCTTTATCGCCAGCAGTGAGTGCGGCCTTAATGGCGCGTCGAAAATCGGTATAGGCCGAGGATTTATCCTCAATGCGATTGAGGCGGACAACACCGCGGCTGAAATAACCTAAGCCTTTGTCAGGATGAACCCTAATCCGCTCGCTATAGAAATGGAGACAGGTTGTATAGTCCCGGACTTTGTCGTGGCAGTAAGCATCGCCTAGCCGTGAATACAAAAAAGCGTCTGTAGGCTCTAGCTCAATGGCCGCCTTCAGCATAGGAATCGCCTGATGCGGGAAGGCCTCAAGCTTACTCACCCCTGCAACTTTGTAGGTTGTGAATAGAGAGAGCTTTACGAGGCTGGTATAGCGGGGGCGGGGGCTATATCTGATTGCCCTTTTGAAAATTGCGATCGCATGATCAAATTGAAACCGCGCCAGTTCTTTCTGACCTAAAAGATAGAGCGTCTCAGGATTGTTGGTGGCGTTCGCCTGCTCAAGGGCTGCGGACTGCGCGAGAGCCGGTCCTGCAGTGAGCGCTAACGCTGTGATGGCTAGCGCCATTATTTTGGGCATAACTCTATCGAATCCTTTAGCAAAATGTCGCCAACAGCACCAGGGCATTACGGTTCTGGAACCAGTTCTCGAGGGGCCGATGATAGTTTTTTCAGCAGTTCTGCCGTTTTATCATAGGCAGCCGTTCTATTTTGTTTCTGAAAGAACTCTGCTGCCGTTTGTAGATCGCGGATGGCCTGCGTCTCGTTGTCGGCTCTCGCATGGACGAGACCCCGCAATAGGTAAACATCAGAAAAACCAGGATTGAGGGCGATAGCTTTGTCGTAGTCTGCGATAGCCTTGGGGTCGTCCTTCAAAGTGTCATGGATTAGCCCTCGACTGGCATAGGGCAACGGATCGCGGGGGGCAAGGGCAACCACTTTGTCATAGTCAGCGATGGCCTTGGGGTAGTCCTTGAGGTCTTTGTATATCTCTGCTCGGAGCAGCAAGGCATAGACATCTTCTGAATCGAGCGCAATGGCTTGATCAAAGTCTGAGATGGCCTTGGGATAGTCTTTTGAGTCCTTGTATAAACTGCCCCGGATATTGTATGCATAGGCATCTTTCGGATCGAGTGCGATCGCTTTATCAAAGTCGGCCAACGCTTTGACAGTATCCTTTAGGTCTCGATGGATGCTGCCTCGGGCTTTATAGGCGTAGGCATCTTCAGGGTTAAGGGCAATGGCTTTGTCGAAATCAGCCAGTGCTTGGGAATTCTTTTGGATCTCTTTGTGGGCAATCCCTCGAGCAAGGTAGGCGTAGACGTACTTGGGATCAAGGGCAATGGCTTTGTCATAGTCTGCAATTGCCTTTGAGTCGGCATTGATGGCTTTGTAGGTATTGCCGCGAACGGTGTAGGCATAGACATCTTTGGGGTTGAGGGCGATGGCTTTGCTGTAGGTTGAGATCGCGCCTTGATAATCCCCTTGCTTGTACTTTTCGAGAGCTTGCTGATGCAAATCACCGGTTGTTGAGGCTTGACTGAGCCAATAACCGGTAGCTGGCATAGCCGAGCCTGATGCTTTGTCAACAGTCTCAAGACTAGGGTGACTCGCCCAGGCCGCTTTCAAGGGCATGGTCCAGGTGGACAGGGGCAAGATAAAGAGAAGCAGAAAGCGGGAAGATTTCATCACTGAAAACATTTATTTTGACAGAGTCTTGAGGCTTATTCTATCTCTAACATTAGTACTAAAACCTGTTATTGCGCAGGTCATTGCATCAGGACTATCCACTCACTTGATCTCTCAAAACCAGTGTTTTTATCCCGTCATTAAATCGCGAAGCTTCTGGACCTTCGCTCTGGGCATAAAAATCCGAAGGAATTAAAATAGAGAAAGCTTAAATCGACTGAACAGAGTCTAATACAAGCTATATAAAGTAGCGTCATTGTCCCAGCTAAATCTATTCTCTATGAATAACCTTTTATCCAAGATCGCAGTGATATTCTCTTTTATTGCCTTAGCTGGCAGTGGATTTGCTGTATCTCGCGTGAGCCAACTTGAGTTATCGCTACCGAGTGCATCGGTTTCCAGCTCAGTTGTGCCAGACTCTCCCCCAGAGGACTCTCCAACTGCGCAAGAGACTGACCCCGACGAATCTTCTAGAAACGGGCAAAGCATTCAGTTAGGACAGTTTTCTCAGGTGGCTCTTGATGGTCAAGCCAGGGTTGAGATCACGGCGGCAAAGCGGCTTGAAACCGCGGAAGGCTCGGCCGACAATATGATAGTGCTAGAGCTGCGGTATCGTCGTCTTGTCGATACCGTCGTCGGCAATGGCTATATTCATTTGGGTAAGGCCCAGGCACGCAATCCTGACACGAGAGAAATCTATCGCCCGATCGCCAACGACAAGAAAACCGCCCCTTTTTTCGCTAAAACGCTGCCGACTGATGCCTGGGCCGATGCTTTCGTATGGTTGCAGGTACCTAAAGAGATCGACACAGTCGATGTCGTGCTCGACAAAACCCCAGTATTCAAAGGCGTGCCGATCTCGAGCTAAAGACGATCGATGTATAAAAAAGCTAGGGCTGTTTGGCCAGATCTTTATACACAATCGTTAGGAATTTCTCTGGACTCATAAAATCCTGCCCCCACTTTTCGTCATAGTCTGCCGTAGGTTTAGAGGCGATGAAGTCTTCTAGAGAGGTGCCTTTGTCGATGGCGGCTTGGGTGCGATCTCGCACATCTACTAGCATCTTTCGATAGACCTCTAGCTCAGCGCGGTTCGACAGCGATCCGTGCCCCGGAATAATCTTGGTGGTCTCAGTTGCCAAGGCCAGAACCTTATCTGCGGCGGCTAACATACCCTCAACAGAACCGCCGCTGGAGGTATCGATGAAGGGATAGCGTCCATTGAAGTAAACGTCACCTGTGTGAATCACGTCAGCTTCTTTGAAATGGAGAACGGAATCACCGTCGGTGTGCGCTGGTTCCACATGAAAGGTATGGATCGTTTGGCCGTTGAGATGAAAGGTAGTGGTGTCGTTGAACGTGACCACCGGTAGCGCGGCTTTTGGTGACGCGGGTACTGTGCGCTGGAACGCTTCCATAAACTGTTCGCGGCTCATCCGTTCACGCACCTGATCATGGGCCACAATGACAACGCCCGCATTGCCCAGATTCTCGTTGCCGCCCGTATGATCGCCGTGCCAGTGGGTGTTGAGTAAAAATCGAATCGGCTTATCAGTAATTTCTGCAATAGCCGCTTTAATCTTCTCGGTCAGGGGCGCAAACTGGTCATCCACCATAAAAACGCCGTCTTCACCAGCAGAGACGCCAATATTGCCGCCTTCACCAACGAGCATGTAGATCCCTTCCGCGACAGGAATCGTTTCAATCTCTGTTTTGCTGAAGTCCTGCTGCTGAGCCAAGCTCTGGCAGCCTAGGCTGACGATTCCAATGCCGATAGCGGTAGCGAGAACGTGACGACGTAATCCCATAATTTGCTTCTTTACTTCCGGTTCACCTAATTGCATTTATTTTAAGCTGTTGCGACTGTGTATTCCTGCGTTATCGGGATTCGTTGACGCTTCCCCCCTGCCAGCGATTGAGAGGGACGCAATCAATGTCGAGCTGGTCGAGGGCACGGGCGACAACAAAGTCAGCCAAATCTTCAATGGTTTGAGGCTGATGGTACCAGGCAGGAATCGCGGGTACGATGCGCGCACCCGCTTCGGCTAGAGCGGTCAGATTCCGCAGGTGAATGAGGCTAAACGGCGTTTCTCGCGGCACAAGGATAAGCTTGCGGCCTTCTTTGAGCTGAACGTCGGCAGATCGTTCGAGCAAGTCGGAGCTGAGACCCGCTGCAATTTTGGCCACAGTACTCATGCTGCAGGGCATCACCACCATGCCCAAAGCGCGGCAGGAACCACTGGCAATGCCTGCCCCTACATTGGTGGCAGAGTGGCAGATCAGTTTGCCGCCCAGCTCGTTGGCCTGTTCGCGCCAGAACAGCTCTTGCTTATCTAGGTCTGCGGGCATCTGAATATCTTGCTCCGCTTTCCAGACTTGGTAAGTGGCTTTAGAGGCGACCAGCTCGACGGTGTAATGGGCCTTTAATAAAAATTTGAGCGCTCGAACGGCATAGATAAGGCCCGATGCACCGCTCACCCCTAAAATGACGGGTCGGTCAGAATGGTTCAGGTCAGGCACGCTGATCACGTTGATGAAAAGGACTGAAGGCTGCTGAGGCAACGTTTCATTATAGCGTCGCGTTTAAGGGGCAATATTGCTGGTGGCGGGCTAGAATCAATCCCGGTAGCGCAGTAAGGAAGACAGGCATGGAAAAGCAGACCGTCGGGCGGCGGCTAGCGATTTTTATGGTGCTGGCTTGGATGGCTGTAATGTTCCAGTTTTCAACTCAGCTTTGGAACAGCACCCATACAAAGGCCATCCTGGAGAGGGTTCTGTCTGCGCCTTTTGTGCCCGATGTTGTGGCCTCGCTTGATGCCCTCAATTTTGGCGTGCGGAAGGCGGCTCACTTTACGGAGTATGCGGTGCTAGCGGGGGTTGCCTATGGAGCGGCGGCACTCGGGTTTCAGCGACCCAGAACCCGGTCGCTTCAGATAGCTTTAACCTGCGCCATTCTGTTTGCTATTTCAGATGAATGGCACCAACGCTTTGTTCCGGGCCGCACGTCTACGCCCCAGGATGTGGGGATTGATATTCTGGGAGCCTGCGTGGTGGTGATTGCGATCGCACTTTGGCAATGGCGAAGGCCGGCCTCTAAAAATTCCACAGCAGAGGATTATCATCTAAATGATCGGTAACGCCGCGACCGATTTCATCAATAGCTGATCGTTCAGATTCAGATAAAGTGACTTGCGCTGCCTGAGCATTATCTTGCACCTGCACAGCATTTCTAGCACCTGCGATCGCAACCGTCTGAGGCTGAGCCGTTATCCAAGCAAGAGCCAACTGCGCGAGCGTAATCCCCTTACGTTCGGCAATGGGCCGTAGCTGAGAGAGTGCCGCCTGGGCACGCTCATAATTCTCACCCTGAAAGAGCTTATTGCTGGCTCGATTATCTGCAGAATCAAACTGATGCTGAGGACCAAATTTCCCTGTAAGTAGCCCCTGCGCCAGTGGCGAATAGGCAAAGATCGTAATCTGATGCTCAATGCAATAGGCCTGAGCCTCCTGTTCTACATAGCGCCAGAAGAGAGAATAGGGAACCTGAAGGCTGTCAATGCGGCCATAGTTCGCCGCTTCGGCAAGCTGCGCCTGAGAAAAGTTAGAAACGCCAATGGCACGGATTTTGCCCTGCTCTTTGAGTTTTAAGAGAGCCGTCATCGTTTCTTCAATCGGCACGACTTTACTGTCAAAAGCCCCTGAAGGCCAGTGGATAAAATAGAGGTCAATATGGTCTGTCTGCAGGTTCCTGAGAGAGTTTTCGCAGGCTGTGAGCACCTGACCGTGTTGCAAATGGGTTGGGAACACCTTAGTCACATAAACAAGCCGATCACGGATATCTGAGACCGCTTCTGCCACAATTTTTTCAGAGTGCCCTTCACCGTAGATCTCTGCCGTGTCAATGGTGGTGATACCTGCATCGACCGCTGCTCGAATCGCGGCAATGGAGTCCTGATCTTCAATACCAACCCAGCGGCTTTTCCCGGCTTGCCAGGTTCCCATCAAGATCGGGGTAACCTGAATAGTAGTGGTCCCCAACTGCCGAGTTTGCATTTACGCCTCCTTACTATCTGTCGCGTGACGCCGTTTTTATGAAATTTCGCTTTTCTCTGCTTTTGGCGGGTGTGCTTCTCACCCTAACGCCAATCAAATCTTGGGGACAATCTATTACCAGCCTCAACCAGCAACTGCAGCAGTCTGTGGGCAGTCAAAACTGGTCTCAGGCCATCCAAATCATTGATCAAATGGTGAAGGTCTCGCCCGGACAGGCGGCCAGCCTCAACCAGTACCGCTCTGAGCTTCAGCGGCTGCAGCAGTCTCAACCCGCTCAAACCTATAGCGCCCCCACCGCAGCCAAAGCGGGCGTTGTTGGACAGATTCCGATTAAGCGCCGCAGTGCGGGTGTACCGGTGGTCGATGTCACCTTCAATGGGCGGCAGTCCTTTGAAATGTTGGTGGACTCAGGGGCAAGCTTCACGGTCATTACCCGACCGATGGCAAAGGCGCTGGGGATTACGGGTGCTCATATTGTTGATACAGTGCGGGTTTCTACGGCCAACGGCACAACCCAGTTTCCGATTGTATACGTCAGCTCTGTTGATGTTGGGGGCTTGAGGAGCACGCAGATTCCGGTTGCGATCGCAGGTCCTGACATGAAACTGGGCCTACTGGGCCAAGATTTTCTGCAGAAGTATGACGTTTTGATTCGCGCCAGACAGATCGAGTTCTCCCAACAGCGGTAGGCGCTTTTCCCGCGCCGGGCATCCGTTTCGGGGTACAGACTATGACAGGATAGGAAAGAATACTCAATCTCAACCTGATCCTATGTCTGACGTACATCCTTCGATTGCTCAGCACTATCATCAGCGAACAAAATACGATCCAGAGACCATTAACCAGCGCGGTCGCGCCCTGGATTTTTCTCAGCAGCCGGTGCCCTTTAAGACCTACAAGGTGGGGACAGAGATTGACCTGAAGCCTTACCTAGAAGGTGAGCCGGTCACCGATCCGCAGATGCGGCAGCGACAGCGTCTGTCGCATCTGCTCTATCACAGCTATGGCGTTACTGCCGTAGTACCCTACCCTAACAACCCGTTTTATATGCGAGCAGCCCCCTCAGCAGGCGGACTGTATCCAGCAGAGATCTATTTGATTGCCCGTGAAGATGCAGTCCTGCCCACGGGCCTCTATAACTATCAGGTGCAGACCCATTCCCTGTGGCGATTTTGGGACAATCAGGTGTGGTCGGCTTTAGAAGAAGCCTGTCTCTGGCATCCGGCCTTGGCTTCGACGCAGGTAGTGTTAGTAATCACAGCGGTGTTTTGGCGATCGGCTTGGCGCTATGAAGATCGAGCCTATCGCCGTATTTTTCTTGATAGCGGCCATCTGCTCGGGAATATAGAGCTGGCTGCAGCCATGAATGATTACCGGCCACATTTGATGGGCGGCTTTGTCGATGAAGCGCTCAATCAGCTCCTGTATCTTGATGAAGATCAGGAAGGGGCAATTGCGGCAATTGCCCTAGCTGACCTGCTAGAGATTAATCAGAATTTGCAGCCGACGCCCACCGCGCTGCCGTCAGAGACGGATACGTCCTACCCTGAAATTTTAGATGGGGAGCTGCTTCACTACTGCCACGAAGCGAGCGAGGTGTATGCCCTAGATGCGGCCTATCCGAAAGATCGTCTGATCTTGTGTGCTGAGGATAAGTATAATTTTCCGTTTTGTCTCAAGGTGCCGACCACCAGCGAGCCGATCCAGTGGGGAGACTCTTTGACAGAATTGGCGACGACCATTCGAGGGCGACGCTCAACCCGTCGCTTTACAGGGGATGCGATTACCCTGCCGGATCTGTCTGCCCTACTTGATTTCACCTACCACCCTGAGCATTACCAAGACCAGGGGCTCGATCCACAGCCGGATACGTTTGATCTGAGCTTGATTCAAACCTTTGTGGCGGTTTCTGATGTGACAGGTCTAGAGGCGGGCTGCTACTACTACGCGGCCCAGGCCAAGGAGCTGCGTCAGATTCGGTTTAAAAACTTCCGGCGAGAGCTGCACTACCTCTGTCTGCAACAGGATCTGGGCAGAGATGCGGCGGCGGTGGTTTTCCATACGGCAGATTTAGGGGTTGCGATCGCAACCTACGGCGACCGGGCCTATCGCTACCTACACATGGATGCGGGCTATCTAGGGCAGCGCCTCAATCTCGCAGCCATTCGACTGCAGCTAGGGGTGAGCGGCATTGCGGGCTTTTTCGACGATCACGTCAACGAAGTCTTGGGTATTCCCACCGATGAAGCCGTTCTGTACATCACCACATTAGGACAACCACCTGCGTCCTAAAATCTGTGTTAATTTATACAGTCTGAGGCAAAGTTGGGAACTCTATAAAAAGATAACGCCCAACCGCCATTTATTTGCGACCCGCCATGAACCCTCCTTCAACGAAGGCCAAACTAGACTCGATCCAACAGCTCCAGACTCGCCTATCGGCAGCCCTAGAACATAACTGCTACCTAGGTGAAGAATTTCTCGCCAAGCTCTCGATGGATATTGAAGCGCAGCTGCAAGAGCTGGCTATCATGCTAGAGAAGCCCGTCAGTAGCCGCTATAGTTCACCTACCGCTGAGCTTTCTTGTCCTGGTACATGCGCTGGTCAGCATAGCTAAGCAGTTCACCTAGGTCGTTGCCATCACTGGGATGGCAGGCAATGCCAATGCTAGCCGTGATCTGCAAATGATAGCCCTCAATATGAGCCGGTTGAGAAAACTTCTCAATCAAACGGTGACGGGTTGCCCATGCAACGCTTTGGTTCGCCCGCGAGAGCAGTGCCACAAATTCATCACCGCCCAAGCGGGCCACAATGTCACCGTCTCGAATACAGGCCTTGAGGCATTGGGCAACATAGACTAGTACCGCATCACCGATGGCGTGCCCGTAGGTGTCATTGATGGCCTTAAACTGATTGAGATCGATATAGAGCAGGGTGACAGGCCACTGATCAGATGACCGGAGCGCCTGCTCTGCGCTCATCTCTAGCTGACGCCGATTGAAGAGTCCCGTGAGGCTATCGAGATAGGCAAACCGCTTGAGCTGCTCCTGCTGCGTCTTTTCAAAGGTGACGTCTCGAATAATAATCACAGAGCCAACCTGCTGCCCCCCTGGACTGCGCAGCGATCTTACCTTCACTTCCTTGAGTACCGATCGTTGGCGGCGCGTCAGCTTGATGGTTTGGGTAACTTCAGACGCCGAACGGCTTGAAAGAACAGGGTTGTAGACGGGGAAAACATCATGGAAAGCCCGTCCGAGAACTTTCGTCTCGTCGCACTCTCGATAGGCAGGTGGATTAAGATCCACAATGTTGTTGCGGGTATCGAGCAAAATCACGGCCTCTGCCGTATTCAGAAAAACGGTACGGTAGGAAACAGGCGCCAACCCTAAAAAACGGGCTTTGAAAAGACCAAACTGAATCATGATGCTGCTGATGGCAAAGCCCACAGGCGTTAGGTCGAGGCCATATGGAGTGACACCAGCAACAATATAAAGCGCGTTAAAGACAAAAGTGATAAACGTTGCCAGCAACAGGATCAGCGTCTGGCGTCTATAGATGGCAGAACTCGCAGCATAGGCATAAAGCAGCACCCCCACCCCAGTCAGCAATATGCTGTACTGATAGGGAATCATCACGTAATTGAACCACAGACCATGCTCAATACTCAGGGCTGGGATCGGCTCTGTGACGAATGATGTGGAAGACCAAATGAGGCCGTGTAGCGGATCCGTTGCGGCCAATAACAGATTGAGAGCCGGAATAATGAAGAGGGGCACCACATTCTTGCGCCGCAGCCAAGCGTCATTGTGGGTGTACCGAAGTGTGAAAATCAGCCAAGCCACAGGGAGCAGGGTAATGCCTAAATACTGAAGTTTTCCAAAGGTGATGCGGGCCGCTTCAGCAGGGCTAAGGTATTCAAAAACGGTGAAGAAACACCAGATAAAGACGCTACCGGCGAACAAGCTAAAAGCCCTCGCCCCCGGAATCTCACGGCGCTGCCACGCAAAAATCATGGCGTTGGCCGAAGCAAAAGCCGCGATCGCAGGGACGAGAGCCAGAAGAAGATAGAAACGCATTAAGCCTAGAAAAAGGATCCCAACTAAAGACTCGCGGAGGCTGCGCTAGAGTCCCGCCGAGAGGAGAATGGGTCAAGAACCAGAACCATGCTTGCTTCGCCCATTCCTTTCACCCTAGAGGAACCGACTGCCTCGGTCAATATTTTTTGTTGGCCGAATAATAAAGTTTTTGTAGTTACCCCAAGCTTTATGGACGGTGCTGAGGACAAAAAGTTCCTGAGTCCTTATCTCAGTTTAGACAGTAGGGGGGCAGCGCCCAATAATGTTTGGGTATAGGGATTCTGGGGCTGGGTGAAAATTTGGGCGGTGGGTCCGATCTCAACGATTTTGCCTTGGTTCATGACCGCGATCCGATCGCAAAAATACTGCGCCACCCATAGATCATGGGTAATAAATAAATAAGTGAGCTGAAACTCGGCTTTTAGGTCTTTCATCAGCTCTAGCACCTGAGTTTGAATGCTGGCGTCGAGCATACTGACCGGCTCATCACAGATCACTAGTTTGGGATGGGTGATTAAGGCCCTTGCGATCGCAACTCTCTGCTGCTGTCCCCCCGACAGATCGCCCGGATATCTCTGCTCATAGTCTTCAGGCGGCGTCAGTCCCACCCGCTCTAGCATGGAACGAACCTCCACTGGAGCCGATGCGCGTGTTGCGAGCTGGTGAATCAACAGTGGTTCGGCAATACTCTGGCCCACCGTCATCAGCGGATTAAGGCAGGCCAGCGGATCTTGGAAGATCATCTGGATCTCACGCCGGTAGCCCCGCATTTGCTCGTTAGAAAGAGCCGTCAAATTCGTATTGTCAAAGGTAACGGTCCCTGACGTCGGTCTGATGAGCTGCAGAATCGTGCGCGACAGCGTACTTTTGCCGCAGCCTGACTCACCCACCAGTCCTAGAACTTCCCCGTCATAAACGTCGAGACTAATATCGTCAACGGCCCTAATCTCAGGTGGAGGGCCAGAGAGGAACCGCCCAACTAAACTCGGGGACAGCGTGAAATACTGCTTAAGGGCCTGCACTTGCAGCAGAGGAACCTCTTCTGTCTGCGCTTTACCCGCATCCCCAGCCTGCAGATCGAGGGCAGCCTGCAGCAGAGCCTTTGTATAGTCATGCTGCGGCTGCGTCAAAATCCTTTGGGATGGCCCCGTTTCCACCATCTTGCCCTGATACATGACCGCGATGCGATCGCAATATTCACTCACCAACGCCAAATCATGGGAAATCAGCAATAGCCCCATCTCCCGCTCGGCGCATAGACGGGTCAACTCCCGCAAAATCTGAGCCGCCACCGTCACGTCTAAGCTCGTTGTCGGCTCATCCGCCACAATTAACTTTGGATCTAGCAGCAAGGCCAGGGCAATGGCCACCCGCTGCCGCATGCCGCCACTAAACTCATGGGGATACTGACGCCACCGCTCTGCGGGGATATTGACGGCGGCTAGAGTGTCTAAAATCTTTGCTTGAGCCTCTGCTTTCGAGAGATGAGGCTGGTGGGCCTTGAGCGTCTCTAGACAGTGGGCCTTAATCGTCATCAGCGGATTCAGCCGCGTCATCGGATCCTGAAAGATTAGCCCGACCCCCTCCCCTCGGAAGTGACGCATCTCTTGAGGAGAAAGCCCTAAAACCGA contains:
- a CDS encoding low molecular weight protein tyrosine phosphatase family protein: MRRILFICSENRLRSPTAEAIFSEMEGIEALSAGTNKDAETPLTGDLIEWADVILVMESSHRQKVAKKYQPLLKDKKLASLAIPDHYEFMDPELVRVLKAKVPRYIE
- a CDS encoding tetratricopeptide repeat protein, giving the protein MPKIMALAITALALTAGPALAQSAALEQANATNNPETLYLLGQKELARFQFDHAIAIFKRAIRYSPRPRYTSLVKLSLFTTYKVAGVSKLEAFPHQAIPMLKAAIELEPTDAFLYSRLGDAYCHDKVRDYTTCLHFYSERIRVHPDKGLGYFSRGVVRLNRIEDKSSAYTDFRRAIKAALTAGDKASARRYLNYAVQAGMPVPKAFR
- a CDS encoding tetratricopeptide repeat protein translates to MKSSRFLLLFILPLSTWTMPLKAAWASHPSLETVDKASGSAMPATGYWLSQASTTGDLHQQALEKYKQGDYQGAISTYSKAIALNPKDVYAYTVRGNTYKAINADSKAIADYDKAIALDPKYVYAYLARGIAHKEIQKNSQALADFDKAIALNPEDAYAYKARGSIHRDLKDTVKALADFDKAIALDPKDAYAYNIRGSLYKDSKDYPKAISDFDQAIALDSEDVYALLLRAEIYKDLKDYPKAIADYDKVVALAPRDPLPYASRGLIHDTLKDDPKAIADYDKAIALNPGFSDVYLLRGLVHARADNETQAIRDLQTAAEFFQKQNRTAAYDKTAELLKKLSSAPRELVPEP
- a CDS encoding MBL fold metallo-hydrolase — translated: MQLGEPEVKKQIMGLRRHVLATAIGIGIVSLGCQSLAQQQDFSKTEIETIPVAEGIYMLVGEGGNIGVSAGEDGVFMVDDQFAPLTEKIKAAIAEITDKPIRFLLNTHWHGDHTGGNENLGNAGVVIVAHDQVRERMSREQFMEAFQRTVPASPKAALPVVTFNDTTTFHLNGQTIHTFHVEPAHTDGDSVLHFKEADVIHTGDVYFNGRYPFIDTSSGGSVEGMLAAADKVLALATETTKIIPGHGSLSNRAELEVYRKMLVDVRDRTQAAIDKGTSLEDFIASKPTADYDEKWGQDFMSPEKFLTIVYKDLAKQP
- a CDS encoding flavin prenyltransferase UbiX is translated as MSGASGLIYAVRALKFLLKAHYTVELVASKATYQVWKAEQDIQMPADLDKQELFWREQANELGGKLICHSATNVGAGIASGSCRALGMVVMPCSMSTVAKIAAGLSSDLLERSADVQLKEGRKLILVPRETPFSLIHLRNLTALAEAGARIVPAIPAWYHQPQTIEDLADFVVARALDQLDIDCVPLNRWQGGSVNESR
- a CDS encoding VanZ family protein; the encoded protein is MEKQTVGRRLAIFMVLAWMAVMFQFSTQLWNSTHTKAILERVLSAPFVPDVVASLDALNFGVRKAAHFTEYAVLAGVAYGAAALGFQRPRTRSLQIALTCAILFAISDEWHQRFVPGRTSTPQDVGIDILGACVVVIAIALWQWRRPASKNSTAEDYHLNDR
- a CDS encoding aldo/keto reductase, translated to MQTRQLGTTTIQVTPILMGTWQAGKSRWVGIEDQDSIAAIRAAVDAGITTIDTAEIYGEGHSEKIVAEAVSDIRDRLVYVTKVFPTHLQHGQVLTACENSLRNLQTDHIDLYFIHWPSGAFDSKVVPIEETMTALLKLKEQGKIRAIGVSNFSQAQLAEAANYGRIDSLQVPYSLFWRYVEQEAQAYCIEHQITIFAYSPLAQGLLTGKFGPQHQFDSADNRASNKLFQGENYERAQAALSQLRPIAERKGITLAQLALAWITAQPQTVAIAGARNAVQVQDNAQAAQVTLSESERSAIDEIGRGVTDHLDDNPLLWNF
- a CDS encoding retropepsin-like aspartic protease family protein yields the protein MKFRFSLLLAGVLLTLTPIKSWGQSITSLNQQLQQSVGSQNWSQAIQIIDQMVKVSPGQAASLNQYRSELQRLQQSQPAQTYSAPTAAKAGVVGQIPIKRRSAGVPVVDVTFNGRQSFEMLVDSGASFTVITRPMAKALGITGAHIVDTVRVSTANGTTQFPIVYVSSVDVGGLRSTQIPVAIAGPDMKLGLLGQDFLQKYDVLIRARQIEFSQQR
- a CDS encoding SagB/ThcOx family dehydrogenase, yielding MSDVHPSIAQHYHQRTKYDPETINQRGRALDFSQQPVPFKTYKVGTEIDLKPYLEGEPVTDPQMRQRQRLSHLLYHSYGVTAVVPYPNNPFYMRAAPSAGGLYPAEIYLIAREDAVLPTGLYNYQVQTHSLWRFWDNQVWSALEEACLWHPALASTQVVLVITAVFWRSAWRYEDRAYRRIFLDSGHLLGNIELAAAMNDYRPHLMGGFVDEALNQLLYLDEDQEGAIAAIALADLLEINQNLQPTPTALPSETDTSYPEILDGELLHYCHEASEVYALDAAYPKDRLILCAEDKYNFPFCLKVPTTSEPIQWGDSLTELATTIRGRRSTRRFTGDAITLPDLSALLDFTYHPEHYQDQGLDPQPDTFDLSLIQTFVAVSDVTGLEAGCYYYAAQAKELRQIRFKNFRRELHYLCLQQDLGRDAAAVVFHTADLGVAIATYGDRAYRYLHMDAGYLGQRLNLAAIRLQLGVSGIAGFFDDHVNEVLGIPTDEAVLYITTLGQPPAS